One window of Brevibacillus choshinensis genomic DNA carries:
- the ppsA gene encoding phosphoenolpyruvate synthase, whose product MSSLVLGFQEMEKTQLLVVGGKGLHLGELSKIQGIQVPEGFCVTTVGYQRAIEQIETYHALLDRLTMLKVEDRDQIGEISRKIRQIIMEVEIPSDVVKAVTHYLSQFGEEHAYAVRSSATAEDLPHASFAGQQDTYLNIVGVDSILQHISKCWASLFTDRAVIYRMQNGFDHSQVYLSVIVQRMVFPQVSGILFTADPITSNRKLLSIDASFGLGEALVSGLVSADCYKVQEGQIVDKRIATKKLAIYGRKEGGTETKQIDPDQQKTQTLTEQQILQLASIGRQIEAYFGCPQDIEWCLADDTFYIVQSRPITTLYPIPEANDQENHVYVSVGHQQMMTDPMKPLGLSFFLLTTPAPMRKAGGRLFVDVTHQLASPVSRNILLNAMGQHDPLMKDALMNIIGRGDYIKSLPNDNKAPSPTRGNTDMLAQIENNPSIVSDLIKRSQTSIEELKQNIQTKTGIDLFDFILEDIQELKKILFDPQSSAVFMAAMDASSWINEKMNKWLGEKNAADTLSQSVPNNITSEMGLALMEVADVIRPYPEVISYLQHVKDDNFLDELVTFEGGQETQDAIYAYLHKYGMRCAGEIDITRTRWSEKPITLVPLIIGNIKNFEPNAGNWKFEQGRQEALEKEQELLDRLKQLPDGEQQAKETKRMIDLIRNFIGYREYPKYGMVHRYFVYKQALLKEAEQLVQASIIHEREDIYYLTFEELHEVVRTNEFDYQIISKRKDDYKFFEKLTPPRVITSDGEIIAGEYKRENLPAKAIVGLPVSSGVIEGRARVILNMEDADLEDGDILVTSFTDPGWTPLFVSIKGLVTEVGGLMTHGAVIAREYGLPAVVGVENATKLIKDGQRIRVHGTEGYIEIL is encoded by the coding sequence ATCATGCTTTGTTGGATCGACTAACCATGCTAAAAGTAGAAGATCGAGATCAAATAGGTGAAATCAGCAGGAAGATTAGACAAATCATTATGGAAGTAGAAATTCCTTCCGATGTTGTGAAAGCAGTTACTCACTATCTCTCCCAGTTTGGAGAGGAACATGCTTATGCAGTGCGTTCTAGTGCGACTGCTGAAGATTTACCACATGCCTCCTTTGCTGGTCAACAAGACACCTATTTAAATATCGTCGGCGTCGATTCCATCTTGCAGCATATCAGCAAATGTTGGGCTTCCCTGTTTACGGATCGCGCGGTAATCTACCGTATGCAAAATGGATTTGACCACAGTCAAGTTTATTTATCCGTTATCGTTCAAAGGATGGTTTTCCCACAGGTTTCAGGGATTTTATTTACCGCTGATCCAATTACATCTAACCGGAAGTTGCTATCCATCGATGCCAGTTTTGGACTTGGAGAAGCACTGGTCTCTGGCTTGGTATCTGCTGATTGTTATAAAGTACAGGAGGGGCAAATCGTCGATAAGAGGATAGCAACCAAAAAATTGGCTATCTATGGACGAAAAGAAGGCGGAACAGAGACAAAGCAGATCGATCCTGATCAGCAAAAGACGCAAACACTTACTGAACAACAAATTTTACAATTAGCAAGCATCGGAAGACAGATCGAAGCTTATTTTGGTTGCCCACAAGATATCGAATGGTGCTTGGCTGATGATACTTTTTATATTGTCCAGAGTCGTCCAATCACGACTTTATATCCCATCCCTGAAGCGAATGATCAAGAAAATCACGTCTATGTATCTGTTGGCCATCAACAAATGATGACCGACCCCATGAAACCATTGGGATTGTCTTTTTTCCTGTTAACGACTCCTGCACCCATGCGTAAAGCTGGTGGAAGGTTGTTTGTTGATGTTACACATCAACTGGCTTCACCTGTCAGTAGAAACATTTTATTAAATGCTATGGGACAACACGATCCGCTCATGAAAGACGCACTTATGAACATCATTGGGCGTGGAGATTATATAAAGTCGTTACCAAATGATAATAAAGCACCGAGTCCCACTAGAGGCAATACAGATATGCTGGCACAAATCGAAAACAATCCATCAATCGTTTCTGATTTGATTAAGCGTAGTCAAACATCGATTGAAGAGTTAAAACAAAACATCCAAACGAAAACAGGAATAGATTTATTTGATTTTATTCTAGAAGATATTCAGGAGTTAAAGAAGATTTTATTTGACCCACAAAGTTCAGCTGTATTTATGGCTGCTATGGATGCTTCATCATGGATCAATGAAAAAATGAACAAGTGGTTGGGTGAAAAAAACGCAGCAGATACGCTTTCTCAATCTGTACCAAACAATATTACTTCGGAAATGGGTCTGGCGCTAATGGAAGTCGCAGATGTGATTCGTCCTTATCCAGAAGTAATTTCTTATTTACAGCATGTAAAAGATGATAACTTTTTGGATGAACTGGTTACGTTTGAAGGCGGACAGGAAACGCAAGACGCTATCTATGCTTATCTCCATAAATACGGAATGCGGTGTGCCGGAGAAATCGATATTACGAGAACTCGTTGGAGCGAAAAACCAATTACACTTGTTCCACTGATAATAGGTAACATCAAAAACTTTGAGCCGAATGCTGGCAATTGGAAATTTGAGCAAGGGCGACAGGAAGCTTTGGAAAAAGAACAAGAGTTATTAGATCGATTGAAGCAATTACCGGATGGTGAACAACAAGCTAAAGAAACAAAACGAATGATCGACCTAATCCGGAATTTCATCGGCTATCGTGAATATCCAAAATACGGCATGGTTCATCGCTACTTCGTTTATAAGCAGGCTTTACTGAAAGAAGCCGAACAACTCGTGCAAGCTAGCATTATTCATGAAAGAGAAGATATCTACTATCTGACTTTTGAAGAACTTCACGAAGTCGTACGCACAAACGAATTTGATTATCAGATCATCAGCAAACGAAAAGACGATTACAAATTTTTTGAAAAACTAACTCCCCCACGTGTAATCACGTCTGATGGTGAAATCATTGCAGGTGAGTACAAACGAGAAAATCTGCCAGCCAAAGCGATTGTAGGTCTACCTGTTTCTTCCGGAGTTATAGAGGGCCGAGCACGTGTCATCTTAAACATGGAAGATGCTGATCTAGAAGATGGAGATATATTAGTCACCTCCTTTACTGACCCTGGATGGACACCATTGTTTGTATCCATAAAAGGTCTAGTCACCGAAGTTGGTGGACTGATGACCCATGGAGCAGTTATCGCGCGTGAATATGGCTTACCAGCAGTTGTCGGAGTGGAGAATGCCACCAAGCTGATAAAAGACGGGCAACGAATTCGCGTGCATGGAACAGAAGGGTATATCGAAATATTGTGA
- a CDS encoding NADPH-dependent FMN reductase, translating into MANEKLNIGIILGSTRQGRVSPQVGEWVKQTADGRGDAEYEVVDISAYKLPFFGEGTGQESGLAAWQAKIESLDGFVFIVQEYNHSITGALKNALDSARDPWNNKAAGIVSYGSTGGARAAEHLRGILGELLVADVRTHPTLSLFTDFENFSVFKPSDLHQTNVHAMLDQLIAWSGALKTLR; encoded by the coding sequence ATGGCTAACGAAAAGCTGAACATAGGTATTATTCTGGGAAGTACTCGTCAGGGGCGCGTCAGCCCGCAAGTTGGGGAATGGGTCAAGCAAACGGCTGATGGACGCGGGGATGCCGAGTATGAAGTGGTTGATATTTCAGCATACAAATTGCCTTTCTTTGGCGAAGGAACTGGGCAAGAGTCGGGACTTGCAGCGTGGCAAGCGAAAATTGAAAGCCTGGACGGATTCGTATTTATTGTGCAGGAATATAATCACAGCATTACAGGAGCTTTGAAAAACGCCTTGGACTCGGCGCGTGATCCTTGGAATAACAAAGCTGCCGGAATTGTGAGCTACGGGTCTACAGGCGGAGCAAGAGCGGCTGAACATCTGCGGGGGATTCTGGGTGAGCTGTTAGTCGCGGACGTCCGAACTCATCCTACCTTATCTTTATTTACCGATTTCGAGAACTTTTCGGTATTCAAGCCATCTGATCTTCACCAGACAAACGTCCATGCCATGCTGGATCAATTGATTGCTTGGAGCGGTGCACTGAAAACGTTGAGATAA
- a CDS encoding tetratricopeptide repeat protein, producing the protein MMRDRLAEAIQLREEGRAKQDEAILKEARSLLLELAAAFPDDAEIIFQTGVAHDNSGLGSQAIPYYVRALELGLSGPDLERCLLGLGSTYRYLGYYQQAEETLRRGVKEFPDNRAIQVLHAISLYNTQSYKEAMEIVLTNLMETTTDEKLQYFKRGLMYYATHLDETSN; encoded by the coding sequence ATGATGAGAGATCGTTTGGCAGAAGCGATTCAGCTGCGAGAAGAGGGACGGGCCAAGCAAGACGAAGCCATCCTGAAGGAAGCCAGATCGCTCCTTTTAGAATTGGCTGCTGCTTTCCCTGATGACGCGGAGATTATCTTTCAGACGGGAGTGGCCCATGACAATTCTGGATTGGGATCACAGGCCATACCGTATTATGTACGTGCCCTCGAATTAGGACTATCCGGACCGGACCTTGAGAGATGCTTGCTCGGCCTGGGCAGCACGTATCGATATTTAGGATACTATCAGCAGGCGGAGGAAACACTGCGCCGAGGCGTGAAAGAGTTTCCTGATAACCGGGCGATCCAGGTCTTGCATGCAATTTCTCTGTACAACACGCAGAGTTATAAGGAAGCGATGGAAATCGTTTTGACCAATTTGATGGAGACAACGACTGACGAGAAACTTCAGTATTTTAAACGAGGTCTCATGTACTACGCTACCCATCTGGATGAAACTTCGAATTGA
- a CDS encoding DNA alkylation repair protein produces the protein MNVETVMQELEALGKERSKKMYVSNGAHEPLFGVATGEMKPIAKKNKINQPLAEQLYATGNYDAMYFAGIIADPKAMTEADFERWMDAAYFYMLSDYVVAVTLAETDIAQEVADRWIASDEELRMSAGWSCYCWLLGNRQDGEFSESKIATMLEMVKNTIHESPQRAKYAMNNFIYTVGVSYLPLHDKAVETAKAVGPVEVKQNKGKSSFLLAFENIQKAVDKNQLGFKRKHVRC, from the coding sequence ATGAATGTAGAAACGGTTATGCAGGAGCTTGAAGCTCTGGGCAAGGAAAGATCAAAGAAAATGTACGTATCTAATGGTGCGCACGAACCGCTTTTTGGGGTGGCTACTGGCGAGATGAAGCCTATCGCAAAGAAAAATAAAATAAATCAACCTTTGGCTGAGCAGCTTTACGCCACAGGGAACTATGACGCCATGTACTTTGCCGGCATAATTGCAGACCCAAAAGCAATGACTGAGGCGGATTTTGAACGTTGGATGGATGCAGCTTATTTTTATATGCTGTCCGATTATGTGGTTGCCGTAACCTTGGCAGAAACAGATATTGCTCAAGAGGTTGCCGATAGATGGATCGCAAGCGACGAAGAGTTGAGAATGTCAGCGGGCTGGAGTTGTTACTGCTGGCTTTTGGGTAATCGCCAGGACGGTGAATTTTCAGAAAGTAAAATTGCCACTATGCTTGAAATGGTAAAAAATACGATTCACGAATCTCCCCAACGAGCTAAATACGCGATGAATAATTTTATTTACACTGTGGGGGTATCCTATTTGCCGCTCCATGATAAGGCTGTCGAGACCGCAAAGGCAGTAGGTCCAGTAGAAGTCAAACAAAACAAGGGAAAAAGCAGTTTTCTGCTCGCTTTTGAAAACATTCAAAAGGCAGTAGATAAAAACCAGCTTGGTTTCAAACGCAAACATGTAAGGTGTTAA
- a CDS encoding EamA family transporter, whose amino-acid sequence MQTITSGSSSILSSTNPIWFIIFSSLFFRTRYRILQWTGVLIGFIGVAITQGSFELQFQKGFWYAIGTGMAWGFATLLTSR is encoded by the coding sequence ATGCAGACCATCACATCCGGGAGTTCTTCAATTTTATCCTCAACTAACCCGATCTGGTTTATTATTTTCAGTTCCCTTTTTTTCAGAACCCGTTACCGTATACTTCAATGGACAGGAGTGCTCATCGGATTCATTGGCGTAGCTATAACACAAGGATCATTTGAACTGCAATTTCAAAAAGGGTTCTGGTATGCAATTGGGACTGGAATGGCGTGGGGATTTGCTACGCTTCTAACATCTCGTTAG
- a CDS encoding carbon-nitrogen hydrolase family protein — protein MSLVTIAIAQIRTKQYDKKSNTHRALTIMRDCKEKGVDYLLFPEMYLTGSYIYDQVPALAEPKDGPHIRVIQEEASRLGIGVIFGFPELAGNKYYNSAAFIDKDGHLNGVYRKVHLFDKEVGIYSPGEEFPVFRTDFGNFALKMTFDTGFPELTRLYALQGAQIVMGLHAHHVPYQTYHELMLRVRAMENQIFIAVANKVGLEKNNLFFGVSSIITPNGEHLYKGGNNEEIRIETIDLAEVNRERERTLMKYLDNRQPRLYAKIDGY, from the coding sequence ATGTCTCTCGTCACAATCGCCATCGCCCAGATCAGAACCAAGCAGTATGACAAAAAGTCCAATACCCATCGCGCGTTAACCATCATGAGAGATTGCAAGGAAAAAGGCGTTGATTATTTGCTGTTTCCGGAAATGTATTTGACCGGATCCTATATTTATGACCAAGTCCCCGCATTGGCAGAGCCAAAGGACGGACCGCATATTCGCGTGATTCAGGAAGAGGCGTCCCGCTTGGGGATCGGTGTTATTTTCGGCTTTCCCGAACTTGCGGGCAACAAGTATTACAACTCCGCTGCTTTTATCGACAAGGACGGCCATTTGAACGGTGTCTATCGTAAGGTGCATCTGTTTGACAAGGAGGTTGGCATCTATTCGCCCGGTGAAGAATTTCCCGTGTTCCGCACCGACTTTGGCAATTTCGCGCTGAAAATGACCTTCGACACCGGATTTCCCGAGCTCACCCGCCTGTATGCTTTGCAAGGCGCACAGATCGTTATGGGGCTGCATGCCCATCATGTTCCCTATCAGACCTATCACGAGCTGATGCTGCGTGTCAGGGCGATGGAAAACCAGATTTTTATCGCCGTCGCAAACAAGGTCGGTCTGGAAAAAAACAATCTCTTCTTCGGTGTAAGCTCCATTATTACCCCCAATGGCGAGCATCTTTACAAGGGTGGAAACAACGAGGAGATTCGTATTGAAACGATTGATCTAGCGGAAGTAAACCGGGAGCGGGAACGGACCTTGATGAAGTATCTGGATAATCGTCAGCCACGACTCTATGCAAAGATCGATGGGTATTAA
- a CDS encoding sigma-54 interaction domain-containing protein, whose protein sequence is MHLTPIHRIWWVNEIPHGAEEIFNDAQMSELQTVLDLPQITFVRELVRQQINEPSFELMSEFICPPFTFMLIRTAPTMLVTFAKDGPRDAITVSEQVTDENHFIAVSEEMKHVIDIIRKVSYVDSTVLLLGKSGVGKSAIAKLIHKNSERANSCFISVNCGAIPAALMEAELFGYMHGSFTGGQKGGKEGLFEAAEGGTIFLDEISELPFNLQVKLLEVLQENSIRRLGATQSIPINVRVIAATNADLFELVGKKLFREDLYYRLNVVPLEIPPLNKRPEDIRELTAYFLKKYTRKHRVQKQFHRDVEIAFESYEWPGNVRELENIVERLVVTVADPVIQTSHLPASFQHSTGSSILDMMNKSDFLPLKEAKKLFEKELILKAYDTFQNMYKVAEALEVDQSTISKKIKEYRS, encoded by the coding sequence TTGCACCTCACTCCAATTCATCGAATCTGGTGGGTGAACGAAATTCCGCATGGTGCCGAGGAGATTTTCAACGATGCGCAAATGAGTGAATTGCAAACCGTGCTCGACCTGCCGCAAATCACCTTTGTGCGCGAATTGGTCAGACAGCAAATCAATGAACCCAGCTTTGAGCTGATGTCCGAATTCATTTGTCCGCCGTTTACCTTCATGCTGATCCGGACTGCCCCCACGATGCTTGTCACCTTTGCCAAGGACGGACCTCGCGACGCAATCACCGTGTCGGAACAAGTGACAGACGAAAATCATTTTATTGCCGTATCGGAAGAGATGAAGCACGTTATCGACATCATCCGCAAGGTCTCTTACGTTGACTCCACGGTCCTGCTTCTGGGGAAATCAGGCGTTGGGAAAAGCGCAATTGCCAAGCTTATCCACAAGAACAGCGAACGCGCCAACAGCTGCTTTATCTCGGTCAATTGCGGTGCCATTCCAGCTGCCTTGATGGAAGCGGAGCTGTTTGGCTATATGCATGGAAGCTTTACCGGTGGTCAAAAGGGCGGAAAGGAAGGACTGTTTGAGGCAGCTGAGGGAGGCACGATATTTCTCGATGAGATCAGCGAGCTACCATTCAATCTGCAAGTAAAGCTACTCGAGGTATTGCAGGAGAATTCGATTCGGCGGTTAGGCGCTACACAATCGATCCCAATCAACGTCCGCGTGATTGCGGCAACCAACGCCGACCTGTTTGAGCTGGTGGGAAAGAAGCTGTTTCGTGAAGATTTGTACTATCGTCTCAATGTCGTTCCGCTTGAAATACCACCGTTGAATAAACGACCTGAGGATATTCGCGAATTAACGGCCTATTTCCTGAAAAAATACACCCGCAAGCACCGTGTCCAAAAACAATTCCATCGCGATGTCGAGATTGCTTTCGAAAGCTACGAGTGGCCCGGCAATGTTCGCGAGCTGGAAAACATCGTAGAGCGGCTGGTCGTGACGGTAGCGGACCCAGTCATTCAAACCAGCCATCTGCCTGCCTCCTTTCAGCACTCTACGGGAAGCAGCATCTTGGACATGATGAACAAATCGGACTTCCTTCCCTTGAAGGAAGCGAAGAAGCTGTTTGAAAAGGAATTGATCCTCAAGGCGTACGATACGTTTCAAAACATGTACAAGGTAGCAGAAGCGCTTGAGGTTGACCAGTCGACCATCTCCAAAAAAATTAAAGAATACCGCTCCTAA
- a CDS encoding DUF3311 domain-containing protein: MSRGAVTITFFIICWLLLSTLVVPPIFRLFNRIEPWVLGMPFVQFWMLFVILVISILLIVWYKVEEKRGEL, from the coding sequence ATGAGCAGAGGGGCAGTGACGATAACCTTTTTTATCATTTGCTGGTTGCTCTTGAGCACGCTTGTTGTGCCGCCGATCTTTCGATTGTTTAACCGGATCGAACCATGGGTGTTAGGAATGCCATTTGTCCAGTTTTGGATGCTGTTTGTCATCTTGGTGATCTCGATCCTTTTGATCGTGTGGTACAAAGTTGAGGAGAAAAGGGGGGAGCTGTAG
- a CDS encoding sodium:solute symporter family protein encodes MNAVIASSIIAGFILLNAIIIRIFHKRQDSMEDYAVGGRSFPWYLSLFGFIGSWYVGSMYTGWFGDSANIGLFAQYVAVYSLGTMITMFILVRPVWVWGKLHNLQTNADLVALRYNSKKFGLFIAITTFLFWSPWLIVEIKTIGYLFSAATYGAVPFNVGMIVVSLFVIVYSWLGGARATVIGDLVQGLFFTFVGSATMIFLINKAYGGIGEMFTALAEKAPQLLVINEQVGYGGWSSAIIAGSIGGMMMPGMFIRLYMTKGVKESKKAVLFVPLIGSAFTILALWLGMGGRLLNGFPQDAQSGAFWIADQYGGPVAVGLMGIFALAASMSTISAATMTAAVMIGRNFLGLFKISEGNIFKFSRWLTLGVGILATLVATMEISRLVPLILFVYDCIAQVSVPILLGLYWRRANVYGAFVGTSVGMATVIFRDLLPWLTAWAGDWSAGMVGLFYNLILFAVISLATKKQSHVDQLFDELASYRDDAVEEVQVEALNLAK; translated from the coding sequence ATGAACGCTGTCATTGCCAGCAGTATTATTGCGGGCTTTATTTTGTTGAATGCAATCATTATTCGGATATTCCACAAGAGACAGGATTCAATGGAGGATTATGCAGTAGGTGGCCGCTCCTTTCCATGGTACCTGAGTCTGTTCGGCTTTATTGGTTCGTGGTATGTCGGTTCTATGTACACAGGCTGGTTTGGCGATTCTGCCAACATTGGCTTATTCGCTCAATACGTTGCGGTTTACTCGTTGGGGACGATGATTACGATGTTCATCCTCGTTCGACCGGTATGGGTATGGGGGAAGCTGCACAATTTGCAGACCAATGCGGATTTGGTGGCATTGCGCTACAACAGCAAGAAGTTCGGCCTATTTATTGCGATTACGACCTTTTTGTTCTGGAGTCCGTGGCTCATCGTCGAAATCAAGACGATTGGCTACCTGTTCAGTGCCGCAACCTATGGCGCTGTTCCGTTTAACGTTGGGATGATCGTGGTCAGCCTGTTTGTCATCGTCTATTCCTGGCTTGGAGGAGCGCGAGCAACAGTCATCGGCGATCTGGTGCAAGGCTTGTTTTTTACCTTCGTCGGCAGTGCCACGATGATTTTTCTGATCAATAAGGCGTATGGCGGCATTGGAGAGATGTTCACTGCGCTGGCGGAAAAGGCGCCACAACTGCTGGTGATTAACGAGCAGGTGGGCTATGGCGGGTGGAGCTCTGCGATCATTGCCGGATCCATCGGTGGCATGATGATGCCGGGGATGTTTATCCGCCTGTATATGACGAAAGGGGTGAAGGAGTCAAAGAAGGCGGTTCTGTTTGTGCCGCTGATCGGTTCGGCCTTTACGATTCTTGCGCTTTGGCTGGGGATGGGCGGCAGATTGTTAAACGGCTTTCCGCAGGATGCCCAGTCGGGTGCTTTCTGGATTGCCGATCAATATGGCGGTCCGGTGGCGGTTGGACTGATGGGGATTTTCGCACTCGCTGCCAGCATGTCGACGATCAGTGCCGCAACGATGACGGCTGCTGTGATGATCGGCCGCAATTTCCTTGGATTGTTCAAGATTTCCGAGGGAAACATTTTCAAATTTTCTCGCTGGCTGACTCTGGGGGTCGGGATTCTCGCGACATTGGTAGCGACGATGGAGATTTCCCGTCTCGTTCCGCTGATCCTGTTTGTATATGACTGTATCGCGCAGGTATCGGTACCGATTCTTCTCGGGCTGTACTGGCGACGGGCCAATGTGTACGGGGCCTTCGTCGGAACGTCAGTAGGGATGGCAACGGTTATTTTCCGCGACTTGCTTCCTTGGTTGACCGCATGGGCTGGCGACTGGTCAGCAGGCATGGTGGGCTTGTTCTACAACCTGATCCTGTTCGCTGTGATTTCATTGGCAACGAAAAAGCAGAGCCACGTTGACCAGCTGTTCGACGAGTTGGCATCCTATCGTGATGATGCAGTTGAAGAAGTACAAGTAGAGGCTTTGAACCTGGCGAAATAA
- a CDS encoding class II histone deacetylase, giving the protein METKTKTAFLYDERYFWHDTGSSVLFFPPGEFLQPDGTAESPESKRRVKNLLEMSSYIKHLEIMHPRAATKEEVGAFHTTAYIERIKTMSDNGGGDAGGYTPFGRGSYEIAMLSAGGAITAVDAVMRGEVTNAYVLTRPPGHHAEADSGAGYCIFNNVAVASHYARKQYGITRIMILDWDVHHGNGTEDAFYSDPNTLFISLHQENNFPNDRGYAEHIGEGAGKGYTVNVPLPVGTSNAGYLYAFDRVVLPIAEQFKPELILISAGQDPNCYDPLARMMVTADCFGEMMKRIKQLAERHCDGRVVACHEGGYSTAYVPFCTLRVIEALRGIESGIEDPFWAITLKNMPRINQLLPHQEEQIEQVAKVQSAYWKLT; this is encoded by the coding sequence ATGGAAACGAAAACGAAAACAGCTTTTCTCTACGATGAACGATATTTTTGGCATGATACTGGATCTAGTGTTCTGTTCTTTCCGCCTGGCGAGTTCCTGCAACCGGATGGAACGGCAGAGAGTCCGGAGAGCAAGCGCCGGGTAAAAAATCTGCTGGAGATGAGCAGCTATATCAAGCATCTTGAGATTATGCACCCTCGTGCCGCGACGAAGGAAGAAGTAGGAGCATTCCACACGACTGCTTATATAGAACGGATCAAAACGATGAGTGACAATGGCGGAGGGGATGCGGGCGGCTATACTCCGTTTGGCAGAGGGTCCTACGAGATCGCTATGCTGTCAGCAGGGGGGGCAATCACAGCGGTTGATGCCGTGATGCGTGGAGAGGTGACAAATGCGTATGTACTGACCCGTCCGCCAGGGCATCACGCTGAGGCGGATTCCGGGGCAGGGTACTGCATCTTTAACAACGTGGCGGTTGCTTCTCACTATGCCCGCAAACAGTATGGTATCACCCGGATTATGATTCTGGACTGGGACGTCCATCACGGAAACGGTACGGAGGATGCGTTCTACAGCGATCCGAATACGCTGTTTATCTCGCTGCATCAGGAGAACAACTTCCCGAATGATCGTGGCTACGCAGAGCACATCGGTGAAGGGGCAGGAAAAGGCTACACCGTAAATGTTCCCCTGCCCGTAGGTACATCGAATGCCGGATATCTCTATGCGTTTGATCGGGTGGTCCTGCCGATTGCCGAGCAGTTCAAGCCAGAGCTGATTTTGATTTCTGCTGGTCAGGATCCCAACTGCTACGACCCGCTAGCGCGCATGATGGTAACGGCCGATTGCTTCGGCGAGATGATGAAGCGGATTAAACAGTTGGCGGAGCGCCATTGTGACGGACGCGTGGTTGCTTGCCATGAAGGCGGCTATAGCACAGCGTATGTGCCATTCTGCACACTTCGCGTCATTGAAGCACTTCGTGGGATCGAGAGCGGTATAGAAGATCCGTTTTGGGCGATCACCCTGAAAAATATGCCGAGAATCAACCAGCTGTTGCCTCATCAGGAGGAGCAGATTGAGCAGGTGGCAAAAGTGCAGTCAGCTTATTGGAAGCTGACATAG
- a CDS encoding AAA family ATPase, producing the protein MINGAFGSGKTSTAQMLQPLVTNSMIFDPEEIGLMIRKIIPEEVRHIHEQTDDFQDIELWKILTVKVAGEVKKKYQKHLIVPMTLYKEENFNYIYNGLKELDEELYHFCLIASEDTIYNRLVKRGDTVGGWSFQRTAKCVEAFRKDIYQEHLITDHLKTTEIIDIILKRINNNYKCNSTK; encoded by the coding sequence ATGATAAATGGGGCTTTTGGTTCTGGTAAGACTTCCACAGCCCAAATGCTACAACCATTAGTTACGAATAGCATGATATTTGATCCTGAAGAAATTGGACTTATGATTAGAAAGATAATACCTGAGGAAGTAAGGCACATCCATGAACAAACTGATGATTTCCAGGATATTGAACTTTGGAAAATCTTGACCGTAAAGGTGGCAGGAGAGGTAAAAAAGAAGTATCAAAAACACTTAATTGTGCCCATGACCTTATATAAAGAGGAAAACTTCAATTACATTTACAATGGACTTAAAGAATTAGATGAAGAACTCTATCATTTTTGTTTAATAGCTTCAGAGGACACCATTTATAACAGATTAGTCAAGCGTGGTGACACAGTAGGAGGATGGTCATTCCAACGGACAGCTAAATGTGTCGAAGCTTTTAGGAAGGATATTTATCAAGAGCATTTAATTACGGATCACTTAAAGACAACTGAAATTATAGATATTATTTTAAAGAGAATAAACAACAATTATAAATGCAATTCGACGAAGTGA
- a CDS encoding DUF1572 family protein encodes MLELVKNVLEDMDKQLTRIMKSLDHLDDDLIWKKLKVSTNSIGNLCLHLAGNEYQNFVSAIGNKPFIRERSRREFDPEGSITRDELKILLLKTRSESTSTLSILSEKDLNREVIIRYTLEDWNKMHRVNASEGETYDVRVIRILLIQVATHYGYHAGQIVLLSKLLKDIKENITGQYH; translated from the coding sequence ATGCTGGAGCTAGTAAAGAACGTGCTCGAAGACATGGATAAACAGCTTACTCGTATTATGAAGAGCTTGGATCACCTCGATGATGATTTGATTTGGAAAAAGCTGAAGGTTTCGACAAACAGTATCGGAAATCTTTGCTTACATTTAGCAGGAAATGAATATCAAAATTTCGTAAGTGCAATCGGTAACAAACCGTTCATAAGGGAACGCTCTCGACGAGAATTTGACCCCGAAGGGAGTATTACTAGAGATGAATTGAAGATTCTTCTATTGAAAACACGATCCGAATCGACAAGTACATTATCGATCCTATCTGAGAAGGATTTAAATAGAGAAGTCATAATCCGGTATACTCTAGAGGATTGGAATAAGATGCATCGAGTTAACGCGTCGGAAGGCGAAACTTATGATGTAAGAGTCATTAGAATTCTGCTTATTCAGGTTGCTACTCACTATGGTTATCATGCGGGACAAATTGTACTGCTCTCCAAATTACTGAAAGATATTAAAGAAAACATAACCGGTCAGTACCATTAA